A single window of Nicotiana sylvestris chromosome 3, ASM39365v2, whole genome shotgun sequence DNA harbors:
- the LOC104246687 gene encoding glyoxylate/hydroxypyruvate/pyruvate reductase 2KGR-like, translated as MESIGVLMACPMSSYLEQELDKRFKLFRFWNFSQKNEFLNQNADSIRAVVGNAFAGADAELIDSLPKLEIVSSFSVGLDKIDLNKCKEKGIRVTNTPDVLTEDVADLAVGLMLAVLRRICECDRYVRKGLWKSGDFKLTSKFSGKSVGIIGLGRIGLAIANRAEAFGCPISYHARSQKPNTNYKYYPSVVELASNCQILVVACALTPETRHIVNREVIEALGSKGVLINIGRGPHVDEKELVSALVEGRLGGAGLDVFENEPEVPEQLFGLENVVLLPHVGSGTVETRKAMADLVLGNLEAHFLNKPLLTPVV; from the exons atGGAAAGCATCGGAGTGTTAATGGCGTGTCCTATGTCATCCTACCTAGAGCAAGAGTTAGACAAGCGATTCAAGCTCTTCCGCTTCTGGAACTTTTCCCAGAAGAACGAATTCCTCAATCAGAACGCCGATTCCATCCGCGCTGTCGTCGGCAACGCCTTCGCCGGCGCTGACGCTGAGCTCATCGATTCCCTCCCCAAGCTCGAAATCGTTTCGAGCTTCAGTGTTGGTTTAGATAAGATCGATTTGAACAAGTGTAAAGAGAAGGGGATTAGGGTTACTAATACCCCTGATGTTTTGACCGAGGACGTGGCTGACCTGGCTGTCGGGTTGATGTTGGCTGTTCTCAGGAGGATTTGTGAATGCGATCGCTATGTTAGGAAAGGGTTGTGGAAGTCTGGTGATTTCAAGTTGACTTCTAAG TTTAGTGGAAAATCAGTGGGTATTATAGGACTGGGAAGGATTGGCTTGGCAATTGCTAATAGAGCGGAAGCTTTTGGCTGTCCGATCAGTTACCACGCAAGATCACAGAAGCCAAATACAAATTACAAGTATTATCCAAGTGTAGTTGAGCTGGCTTCCAATTGCCAGATTCTGGTTGTGGCATGTGCGTTGACTCCTGAAACTCGTCATATTGTCAACCGTGAAGTCATTGAAGCTTTGGGATCAAAGGGGGTTCTGATTAACATTGGTAGGGGTCCTCATGTTGATGAAAAAGAGCTTGTATCTGCTCTTGTTGAAGGCCGTTTAGGGGGTGCTGGTCTTGATGTGTTTGAGAATGAGCCTGAAGTACCTGAGCAGCTCTTTGGCCTTGAGAATGTGGTCCTATTGCCTCATGTAGGCAGTGGCACAGTGGAAACACGCAAGGCCATGGCCGACCTTGTCCTTGGGAACTTAGAAGCTCACTTTCTGAACAAACCGCTGTTAACTCCAGTGGTTTAA
- the LOC104246689 gene encoding glyoxylate/hydroxypyruvate reductase A HPR2-like, protein MSPYLEQELDKHFNFLRLWNFPEHQKSHFLNLHSESIRGVVGNATIGANAELIGALSKLKIALSYSVGLDKIDLEICREKGIKVTYCPDLITEDVADISIALFLAVLRRISQCDRYVKNGLWKNGDFMLTTKSGGDLKLDQGFQNSKLTATVEA, encoded by the exons ATGTCGCCATACCTTGAGCAAGAGCTCGACAAGCATTTCAACTTTCTCCGGCTCTGGAATTTCCCCGAACACCAAAAGAGCCACTTCTTGAACTTGCATTCTGAATCTATTAGAGGAGTCGTTGGAAACGCAACAATCGGAGCAAATGCGGAGCTAATTGGTGCTTTATCGAAGCTGAAAATTGCATTGAGTTACAGTGTGGGATTGGACAAGATCGATTTGGAAATCTGCAGGGAAAAAGGAATTAAGGTTACTTACTGTCCCGATTTGATTACTGAAGACGTTGCAGATATTAGCATTGCTTTGTTTTTGGCAGTTTTGAGGAGAATTTCCCAATGTGATCGCTACGTTAAGAATGGCCTTTGGAAGAATGGCGATTTTATGTTGACGACCAAG AGTGGGGGCGATTTGAAGTTAGATCAAGGATTTCAAAATTCCAAATTGAcagccactgttgaagcttga
- the LOC104246688 gene encoding uncharacterized protein, whose protein sequence is MSIKLVVGGFTINVISAYAPQIGLDQEVKEQLWEDLDEMVRSIPHIKKLFIGRDFNAHIGASARGYDDVHGGYGFGDMNERGNSLLDFARAFDLVIANSSFPKREEHLVTFQNSMGKA, encoded by the coding sequence ATGAGTATTAAGCTGGTAGTTGGTGGATTTACTATAAACGTGATTAGTGCATACGCTCCTCAGATAGGTTTGGACCAGGAGGTCAAGGAGCAACTCTGGGAGGATTTGGACGAGATGGTGCGTAGTATCCCGCACATAAAGAAGTTGTTCATTGGTAGAGATTTCAATGCTCATATTGGGGCTAGTGCTAGGGGTTATGATGATGTGCATGGCGGGTACGGTTTTGGGGATATGAATGAGAGAGGTAATTCATTGTTGGATTTTGCTAGAGCttttgatttggttatagctaacTCGAGTTTTCCGAAGAGGGAAGAGCACTTGGTCACTTTCCAGAATTCAATGGGCAAGGCTTAG